A genomic region of Oryza glaberrima chromosome 1, OglaRS2, whole genome shotgun sequence contains the following coding sequences:
- the LOC127785202 gene encoding uncharacterized protein LOC127785202 produces the protein MATEKTSSKALSMKLLVDSKAQRVLYAEAGKDVVDFLFSLLTLPVGTVVKVLSKDSMVGSIGELYASVEDLDATYVRSADARNVLLAPAGGFDTGKLLQLPETAAPLATKLYRCSSCDYNECYDYVSTVSGLRCQIARCPGKMTVAMKLVVSSTSTTATGSASGGEAAQPAYAVAGTGFVQGVVTYTIMDDLRVAPMSTISGITLLTTFGVTDITSLQEKTVQIGYTEGLAMLKALLQSKTVLTDVFLGKKRKA, from the exons atGGCGACGGAGAAAACCAGCTCGAAGGCGCTGAGCATGAAGCTGCTGGTGGACAGCAAGGCGCAGCGCGTGCTGTACGCGGAGGCCGGCAAGGACGTCGTCGacttcctcttctccctcctcacccTCCCCGTCGGCACCGTCGTCAAGGTTCTCTCCAAGGACTCCATGGTCGGCTCCATCGGCGAGCTGTACGCCAGCGTCGAGGACCTCGACGCCACCTACGTCCGCTCCGCCGACGCCAGGAACGTGCTGCTCGCGCCGGCCGGTGGCTTCGACACCGGcaagctcctccagctgccggagacggcggcgccgctggcCACGAAACTTTACCGCTGCAGCTCGTGCGACTACAACGAGTGCTATGACTATGTTTCCACGGTGAGTGGCTTGCGTTGTCAGATCGCTCGATGCCCTGGCAAGATGACGGTGGCAATGAAGCTTGTGGTGTCGAGCACGAGCACTACAGCTACCGGatcggccagcggcggcgaggcggcgcaacCAGCATATGCTGTTGCCGGCACGGGATTTGTGCAGGGGGTGGTGACGTACACGATCATGGATGACCTCAGGGTCGCGCCCATGTCCACCATCTCCGGCATCACGCTGCTCACCACCTTCGGTGTTACTGACATCACCTCGCTCCAGGAGAAGACCGTGCAGATTGGCTACACTGAG GGCTTGGCGATGCTGAAGGCGTTGCTGCAGTCGAAGACGGTGCTCACAGATGTCTTCCTTGGCAAGAAGAGGAAGGCCTGA
- the LOC127785242 gene encoding uncharacterized protein LOC127785242, translating into MAGKTSKAATLTMKLLVDTKAQRVLYAEGSKDVVDFLLSLLAVPLAGVTKLLTAGDMVGSVGNLYGSVVDKLGADYACRGDVKAALLAPTAALRLGSPADADNGGGALYRCSGCACSRSCYNFVTKVNGTPCPVCKRKMATEVSLVEPDDVSGAGAKVVTSPAAPSGEASSSKAGYAPGKVTYTVMDDLTVAPSSTVSAVAALVALGVTDIRGLQEKTVEVGYDEVT; encoded by the coding sequence ATGGCCGGAAAAACATCTAAAGCTGCCACTCTAACCATGAAGCTGCTCGTCGACACCAAGGCGCAGCGCGTGCTGTACGCGGAGGGCAGCAAGGACGTCGTCgacttcctcctctccctcctcgctgtCCCGCTCGCCGGGGTCACCAAGCTGCTCACTGCCGGCGACATGGTCGGCTCCGTCGGCAACCTCTACGGCAGCGTCGTTGACAAGCTCGGCGCCGACTACGCCTGCCGCGGCGACGTCAAGGCCGCGCTGCTCGCGCCCACGGCCGCCCTCCGGTTGGGCTCGCCGGCGGAcgccgacaacggcggcggcgccctttaCCGGTGCAGCGGCTGCGCCTGCTCGAGAAGCTGCTACAACTTCGTGACCAAGGTGAACGGCACGCCGTGTCCGGTgtgcaagaggaagatggcgaCCGAGGTGAGTCTTGTTGAGCCGGACGatgtctccggcgccggcgccaaaGTCgtgacgtcgccggcggcgccgtctgGCGAGGCAAGCTCTAGCAAGGCTGGTTACGCGCCGGGCAAGGTGACGTACACGGTGATGGATGACCTCACCGTCGCACCGTCGTccaccgtctccgccgtcgccgccctcgtgGCGCTTGGCGTGACGGACATCAGGGGACTGCAGGAGAAGACCGTCGAGGTCGGCTACGACGAGGTGACTTGA